The Clostridioides difficile genome has a segment encoding these proteins:
- a CDS encoding EFR1 family ferrodoxin (N-terminal region resembles flavodoxins. C-terminal ferrodoxin region binds two 4Fe-4S clusters.): MRNLIYYFTGTGNSMRAAQVIAQELNNTEIISMRTSPSDYSNLDVERIGFVFPVYHWTMPETAIQFIRNLDLSPDTYIFAISMPAFINGKSMETLASLLKEKGCNLSYGNKVYSVANYVAMYPPIPNPKKRVPKMEEQLRIISKEISRKEIKSYPKSNFLVSALFHKIMDRYIENCPTNDKYFTVWDDCISCGLCVKVCPCENIIMQNGKPIFQHQCNQCMACISFCPKEAINFPYFTRKRKKYHNPYISSNDISLNRKHYK; the protein is encoded by the coding sequence ATGCGTAATTTAATCTATTATTTTACTGGAACAGGAAATAGTATGAGAGCTGCACAGGTAATCGCACAAGAACTTAATAATACAGAGATTATTTCAATGAGAACATCACCATCTGATTATTCAAATTTAGATGTTGAACGAATAGGGTTTGTTTTTCCTGTATATCATTGGACTATGCCAGAAACTGCAATTCAGTTTATAAGAAATTTAGATCTATCCCCCGATACCTATATATTTGCAATTTCTATGCCTGCTTTTATTAATGGAAAAAGCATGGAAACATTAGCATCATTACTCAAGGAAAAAGGGTGTAATTTATCTTATGGCAATAAAGTATATAGTGTCGCAAACTATGTAGCCATGTATCCACCAATACCTAATCCTAAAAAACGTGTTCCTAAAATGGAAGAACAGCTTAGAATTATATCAAAAGAAATATCACGAAAAGAGATAAAAAGCTATCCAAAATCCAATTTTTTAGTAAGTGCACTTTTTCATAAGATAATGGACCGTTATATAGAGAACTGTCCAACTAATGATAAATATTTCACGGTTTGGGATGATTGTATTTCTTGCGGATTATGTGTTAAAGTATGTCCTTGCGAAAACATAATAATGCAAAATGGTAAACCAATATTTCAACATCAATGTAATCAATGTATGGCTTGCATTTCCTTTTGCCCAAAAGAAGCCATTAATTTCCCTTATTTCACCCGAAAACGCAAAAAATATCATAATCCTTATATTAGCTCAAATGATATATCATTAAATCGAAAACATTATAAATAA